The following are encoded together in the Pedobacter steynii genome:
- a CDS encoding BlaI/MecI/CopY family transcriptional regulator → MRELTKAEEQVMLILWEIKEGLTKDVIEKMAPPKPAYNTVSTVIRVLEGKGFIDHKAIGNTHIYFPLITEAEYKHFAFDKVMNNYFENSYQSLVSFLVKEKNMDLEELDELIQLAEKLKNKK, encoded by the coding sequence ATGAGAGAACTTACAAAAGCAGAAGAACAGGTGATGTTGATTTTATGGGAAATAAAAGAAGGTTTAACAAAGGATGTCATTGAAAAAATGGCTCCCCCGAAACCAGCTTACAATACCGTTTCTACCGTCATCCGGGTCCTGGAAGGAAAGGGGTTTATTGATCATAAAGCCATAGGGAACACACATATTTATTTTCCGTTGATTACCGAAGCCGAGTATAAACACTTTGCCTTTGATAAGGTCATGAATAATTACTTTGAAAACTCCTATCAGAGCCTTGTTTCTTTCCTGGTAAAGGAAAAAAATATGGACCTGGAGGAACTCGACGAACTCATCCAACTCGCGGAAAAACTTAAAAATAAGAAATGA
- a CDS encoding DUF4397 domain-containing protein: MELFTKNKPLNLFRLMTASLFGLSTLMLASCSTKETPVPESSSLMVVNTSASPGTYNVYINGGKANPGPLPFGGPLPYIRLNTGESTIKFTTAGSTESLVTKKIILEDKKGYSLFLIDKEPKLDILIASDEVSALPTTKALIRFINLSPDAPALDLAVKDGAALVTGKAYKAIGDFIEIEPKKYIFQIKDKTASPLKAELAETEIKAGGIYTVLSIGLVNPTGMDPRIMVKLITNK, from the coding sequence ATGGAACTCTTTACAAAAAACAAGCCCCTCAATCTTTTCAGATTAATGACCGCCTCTTTATTCGGTCTGAGTACTTTAATGCTGGCATCCTGCTCCACAAAGGAAACACCTGTTCCCGAATCTTCTTCCTTAATGGTAGTCAATACTTCAGCCAGTCCCGGTACCTATAACGTATATATAAACGGAGGCAAAGCAAATCCGGGTCCTTTACCTTTTGGTGGTCCCCTTCCCTACATCAGGCTCAATACCGGCGAAAGCACCATCAAATTTACAACTGCCGGCAGTACGGAAAGTCTTGTTACCAAAAAAATCATCTTGGAGGATAAGAAAGGTTATTCGCTGTTTCTCATTGATAAAGAACCAAAACTAGACATTTTGATTGCCAGTGATGAGGTGAGTGCCTTACCAACTACTAAAGCTTTAATCAGGTTCATTAACCTTTCTCCGGATGCCCCAGCCCTTGACCTTGCGGTGAAAGATGGCGCGGCACTGGTTACCGGTAAGGCTTACAAAGCAATAGGCGATTTCATCGAAATAGAACCTAAGAAATACATCTTCCAGATTAAAGATAAGACAGCCAGTCCCTTGAAGGCAGAATTAGCCGAAACAGAAATAAAGGCCGGCGGCATTTATACCGTGTTGAGCATCGGCCTGGTAAATCCAACTGGAATGGATCCCAGGATCATGGTCAAACTGATCACCAATAAATAA
- a CDS encoding FecR family protein, with protein MTKEEQAQELLKKYINKEASPAEIAQVESWYASSAGENLPLPKEKKQEIAERVLHKLRQEMGKVEEQENLRFPFWYQTGKVAAAILLVSALGLGIWLMNRKPVVPEKLLSLSTTAKERKKIVFAEGSEIVLGPSSRLRYPARFKSLERTVSLTEGEAFFNIAHEEKRPFMVKTAEDLYTKVLGTSFRIKSYRKSNHISVAVLTGKVAVGNSRQLFGTLIKGQEISYNKVGQRAEISYTPVKTYINLKFENASLQEVARKLEYAYSIRISLNSPAISRLKCNATFNTKQNPEEILDIICSLHHLQFRKSDDHKTFNVYRK; from the coding sequence ATGACAAAGGAAGAACAAGCACAGGAGCTGCTAAAAAAATATATCAATAAGGAAGCCAGTCCTGCCGAAATTGCACAGGTAGAAAGCTGGTATGCTTCCTCCGCAGGAGAAAACCTGCCCTTGCCAAAAGAAAAAAAGCAAGAGATTGCTGAACGGGTATTGCATAAACTTCGCCAGGAGATGGGAAAAGTTGAAGAGCAGGAAAATCTTCGTTTTCCTTTCTGGTATCAAACCGGCAAAGTCGCAGCTGCCATCCTGCTAGTTTCGGCTCTGGGACTAGGCATTTGGCTGATGAACAGAAAACCAGTGGTTCCTGAAAAACTGCTGTCACTGAGCACTACTGCAAAGGAAAGAAAGAAAATTGTTTTTGCAGAAGGCTCTGAAATTGTGCTCGGACCTTCTTCCCGCCTGAGGTATCCCGCCAGGTTCAAATCATTGGAGAGAACAGTATCGCTCACAGAAGGAGAGGCTTTCTTTAACATTGCCCATGAAGAAAAGCGTCCTTTTATGGTGAAGACTGCTGAGGATCTTTATACAAAAGTTCTGGGGACTTCTTTCCGGATTAAATCTTATCGCAAAAGCAATCATATTTCTGTGGCAGTGCTGACTGGAAAAGTGGCAGTTGGAAATTCCCGTCAACTGTTTGGAACGCTGATCAAAGGACAGGAAATCTCCTACAATAAGGTCGGACAGCGGGCAGAAATTAGCTACACACCTGTAAAAACGTATATCAACCTCAAATTCGAAAACGCTTCTTTACAAGAGGTTGCCCGTAAACTCGAATATGCTTATAGCATCCGGATTTCTTTAAACAGTCCGGCAATCAGCAGGTTGAAATGTAATGCCACTTTTAACACCAAACAAAACCCTGAAGAGATTCTGGACATCATTTGTAGTCTGCATCATCTCCAATTCAGGAAATCTGATGACCATAAAACCTTTAATGTATACAGAAAATGA
- a CDS encoding RNA polymerase sigma factor, with product MISGSQLISFLKNGSHKAMEDIYQLYWEEVLDSAYKRLRDEEIAQDITQEIFISLWENREKIQLTGTLRAYFEGAVKYRVINYFRSSLIKEKHKEDLSLLIRDEVGSSAENILMLKDLHQEVDEAMLDLPEKMRLIFSMSRKQEKSIGEISSELGISVQTVKNQLSAALKVMKKRLSYLLFLIICILLT from the coding sequence ATGATTTCTGGCAGTCAACTGATCTCTTTTCTAAAGAACGGGAGTCATAAAGCAATGGAAGATATTTATCAGCTCTATTGGGAAGAGGTGCTGGATAGTGCTTATAAAAGGCTGCGGGACGAGGAGATTGCTCAGGACATTACCCAGGAAATTTTTATCTCTTTATGGGAGAACCGGGAGAAGATCCAATTGACAGGTACGCTGCGGGCTTATTTTGAAGGGGCGGTAAAATACCGGGTCATTAACTATTTCCGTTCCTCCCTCATTAAAGAAAAACATAAAGAAGACCTTTCCCTCCTGATCCGTGATGAAGTCGGATCCTCTGCAGAAAACATACTGATGCTCAAAGACCTTCACCAGGAAGTAGATGAGGCCATGCTGGACCTACCGGAAAAAATGAGGTTAATTTTTTCTATGAGCAGAAAACAGGAAAAAAGTATCGGAGAAATTTCTTCGGAGCTCGGTATTTCTGTGCAAACGGTTAAAAATCAGCTCAGTGCCGCATTAAAAGTGATGAAGAAAAGGCTTTCTTATCTCCTGTTTTTAATCATTTGTATCTTGTTAACATAA
- a CDS encoding response regulator transcription factor, giving the protein MKVLIVEDEKTLAYEMEDFLKKAFYICDLAHTIKDGLEKMEINSYDFILLDLGLPDGDGLSLLPKAKKYNPDAAYIILTARGNLEDRIAGLDLGADDYLPKPFSLLELQSRMQAIARRKFNVKEELLPLGDFNVDLQKRLILFKENQIELSRKEFDLLSYLFLHNNRVLTRMQLSEHIWGTFADDDYDSNYIDAHIKNIRKKLNAWAPTDFLETVRGVGYRIKK; this is encoded by the coding sequence ATGAAAGTTCTGATTGTTGAAGACGAAAAAACCCTGGCCTATGAAATGGAAGACTTCCTGAAAAAGGCTTTTTATATCTGCGACCTTGCCCATACCATAAAAGACGGACTGGAAAAGATGGAAATCAACAGTTATGATTTCATTCTGCTGGACCTCGGTTTGCCTGATGGAGATGGCCTGAGCCTGCTTCCAAAAGCAAAAAAATACAATCCTGACGCAGCATATATTATTCTTACTGCCCGTGGAAACCTGGAAGACCGTATCGCCGGACTGGATCTGGGTGCAGATGATTACCTACCCAAGCCTTTTTCTTTACTGGAACTTCAATCCAGAATGCAGGCCATTGCCCGTCGTAAATTCAATGTTAAAGAAGAGTTGCTGCCGCTGGGCGATTTCAATGTAGACCTGCAAAAAAGACTGATTCTTTTTAAGGAAAACCAGATTGAATTGTCCAGAAAAGAGTTTGACCTATTGAGTTACCTCTTTTTACACAACAACCGGGTGCTGACCAGGATGCAGCTTAGTGAACACATCTGGGGCACTTTTGCCGATGATGACTACGATTCCAATTATATTGATGCGCACATCAAGAACATCAGAAAAAAACTAAATGCCTGGGCGCCCACAGATTTCCTTGAAACCGTGCGGGGCGTGGGTTACAGAATAAAGAAGTAA
- the rpiB gene encoding ribose 5-phosphate isomerase B — protein sequence MKVIVGSDHAGFRYKTILVEAIKEKGYEVLDLGTQTESPSDYPDHAADVAKALISKQGERGILICGSSVGVSIAANKFKGIRAGVCHDTYSAHQSVEHDDVNILCIGERVIGIELAKDIVFAFLKAAFSNEERHLKRLAKISAIEAQW from the coding sequence ATGAAAGTTATTGTAGGTTCAGACCATGCGGGATTCCGCTATAAAACCATTTTAGTTGAGGCGATAAAAGAAAAAGGATATGAAGTCCTTGATTTAGGTACCCAGACCGAATCACCCAGTGATTACCCGGATCATGCTGCAGATGTCGCAAAGGCTTTGATCAGCAAGCAGGGGGAACGGGGCATTCTCATCTGCGGAAGTTCCGTAGGGGTAAGCATTGCCGCAAATAAATTTAAGGGAATCCGCGCGGGAGTTTGTCATGATACCTATTCGGCACACCAGTCTGTAGAGCATGACGATGTTAATATTTTATGTATCGGAGAGCGGGTGATCGGGATAGAGCTGGCAAAAGATATCGTATTTGCGTTTTTAAAAGCAGCGTTTTCCAATGAGGAACGACACCTGAAACGTCTGGCGAAAATCTCGGCTATTGAAGCGCAATGGTGA
- a CDS encoding sensor histidine kinase, with product MKLSSKLILFITSSKLAVVLLFVISLPFLVDSIVSEYTNYSLRRQQAKVINIIHKNGIDHYLQGDDSYGSYTMLKEEYIALEPAAAKSLIDTIKTAQRVVERDTLNYRILMHTFNFGSKNYLLEIGKTTASINQYNKPLQRIALYVLMGLIALTLLFDLIFTRALIRPLGKIIKSKLINRKFPFKDYSPPVPTSTQDFKYLDESLIQLMDQINEAFEKEREFTANASHELMTPISILQNKMENLLGDEQLPENVVLRIVEMMKTLSRLKKISNSLLLISRIENQQFVKSAHVKPSKIIHEVMEEISHRLSEKELEMDIRLKEDRLLKDVNQDLLFQLFYNLINNAIKYNVNQGSILITDEFPEGKNYVITIQDTGIGIAEEDLDFIFDRFRKANLTENVGYGLGLSIVKSITLYHGIEIRVKSKVNEGTTFSLIFPAL from the coding sequence ATGAAGTTATCATCGAAATTAATCCTGTTCATCACGAGCTCCAAGCTGGCAGTGGTATTACTTTTTGTCATTTCCCTTCCTTTTCTTGTAGACAGTATTGTTTCTGAATACACCAATTATTCCTTACGCCGGCAACAGGCCAAGGTGATCAATATCATTCATAAAAACGGGATCGATCATTACCTGCAGGGGGACGATAGTTATGGTAGTTACACCATGCTTAAAGAAGAGTATATTGCATTGGAACCTGCTGCTGCAAAAAGTCTGATCGATACCATCAAAACAGCACAGCGGGTAGTAGAAAGAGATACCCTCAACTACCGGATTCTGATGCATACCTTTAACTTCGGATCCAAAAATTACCTGCTGGAGATTGGAAAAACTACTGCCAGTATTAACCAATATAATAAGCCACTCCAAAGGATTGCTTTGTATGTGCTCATGGGCCTGATTGCACTGACCCTTCTTTTCGACCTGATCTTTACCAGGGCCCTCATCAGACCTTTAGGCAAAATCATCAAAAGTAAACTGATCAACAGGAAGTTTCCATTCAAAGATTATTCCCCTCCGGTACCTACCTCTACACAGGATTTTAAATATCTGGATGAATCTTTAATCCAGCTGATGGACCAGATCAACGAGGCCTTTGAAAAAGAACGTGAGTTTACTGCAAACGCTTCACATGAGCTCATGACCCCGATCAGCATTCTTCAGAATAAGATGGAAAACCTGTTGGGAGATGAACAGCTTCCTGAAAATGTGGTTCTCCGTATTGTAGAAATGATGAAGACCCTCAGCAGGCTCAAGAAAATTTCTAACTCCCTCCTGCTGATCTCCAGAATTGAAAACCAGCAATTTGTGAAATCTGCGCATGTAAAACCTTCCAAAATTATCCATGAAGTGATGGAAGAGATCAGCCATCGCCTGTCAGAAAAAGAACTGGAGATGGACATCCGCCTAAAAGAAGACCGGTTGCTCAAAGATGTTAACCAGGACCTTTTATTCCAGCTTTTCTATAACCTCATCAATAATGCGATAAAATATAATGTAAATCAGGGAAGTATCCTGATTACAGATGAGTTTCCTGAAGGAAAAAATTATGTCATTACCATTCAGGACACAGGAATTGGAATTGCGGAAGAAGACCTCGATTTCATATTTGACCGGTTCCGAAAAGCTAATCTGACCGAAAATGTAGGCTATGGACTTGGTCTTTCTATTGTAAAAAGCATTACCCTATATCATGGAATTGAAATCAGGGTAAAATCAAAAGTGAATGAGGGAACTACCTTCAGCTTAATATTTCCTGCGCTCTAA
- a CDS encoding M56 family metallopeptidase encodes MMNWLYYLLEANLYLAIFYGCYRLLFHKETFYTINRYFLIGTTLLAFILPVLQIGYLNHLFQGTGYDSGTMTELSGLTAVSNDQLLKSGISTLYILVALGFSLKLFRDLFHIIMLSRKTERHRDGQVIYVPIDQGTAAFSFFNLLFIQPDILEKETILKHEMIHIRQGHSIDILFFELIQILSWFNPISYLIKKDIKLLHEYIADELTTKEDIRKHDYALFLIRNSFGTSTKQLSNQIFNQSILKQRINMLNKEKSTGRARLKLLLALPLIGGMLCTSTMAFTKDYGLLDFYPEKVVITTIRPQDSVKKSAKADQKKTRKWVHKTGFKAPPPPPPAPPVEPASSTKAPPPPPMEPSKTIKFGPPPPPPAKGQKGKENC; translated from the coding sequence ATGATGAACTGGTTGTACTATCTCCTGGAAGCCAATTTATACCTGGCTATATTTTATGGCTGTTATCGTCTGCTCTTTCACAAAGAAACATTCTATACCATAAACCGGTATTTTCTGATCGGCACTACCCTTCTGGCTTTCATCCTGCCGGTTCTGCAAATTGGTTACCTGAACCATCTTTTCCAGGGCACAGGATATGATTCTGGCACGATGACGGAGCTTTCCGGACTGACGGCCGTTTCCAATGACCAGCTGCTTAAATCAGGGATCAGCACCCTCTATATCCTGGTTGCACTTGGTTTTTCCTTAAAACTATTCAGAGATCTTTTTCACATCATCATGCTTTCCAGAAAAACAGAAAGACATCGCGATGGTCAGGTAATTTATGTACCGATTGATCAGGGCACCGCCGCTTTCTCTTTCTTTAACCTGCTGTTTATCCAACCAGATATTTTAGAAAAAGAAACCATTCTGAAACATGAAATGATTCACATCCGGCAAGGGCATAGTATTGACATCTTATTTTTTGAACTTATCCAGATCCTAAGCTGGTTCAACCCGATCAGCTACCTGATCAAGAAAGACATCAAGCTGTTGCACGAATATATTGCGGACGAACTGACTACCAAAGAAGACATCAGGAAACACGATTACGCCCTCTTTCTGATCAGAAATTCATTCGGAACCAGTACCAAACAACTGAGTAACCAAATCTTTAATCAATCCATACTAAAACAAAGGATCAATATGTTAAACAAGGAAAAATCAACGGGTAGGGCAAGGCTCAAGCTCCTGTTGGCACTGCCGCTTATCGGAGGAATGCTTTGCACCTCTACAATGGCTTTCACCAAGGATTATGGTCTTCTGGATTTCTATCCGGAAAAAGTAGTGATTACCACCATCAGGCCTCAGGATTCGGTTAAGAAAAGTGCAAAGGCTGATCAGAAAAAGACCAGGAAATGGGTGCATAAAACAGGTTTTAAGGCGCCGCCACCCCCACCGCCAGCCCCACCGGTAGAGCCCGCCTCATCAACTAAAGCACCACCACCTCCACCGATGGAACCTTCAAAAACGATAAAATTCGGACCTCCTCCTCCTCCACCGGCTAAAGGCCAAAAAGGTAAGGAAAACTGTTAA